One Glycine max cultivar Williams 82 chromosome 3, Glycine_max_v4.0, whole genome shotgun sequence DNA window includes the following coding sequences:
- the LOC100810726 gene encoding protein NETWORKED 1D isoform X1 has protein sequence MATLSHADSRRMYSWWWDSHISPKNSKWLQENLTDMDSKVKQMIKLIEEDADSFARRAEMYYKKRPELMKLVEEFYRAYRALAERYDHATGVIRQAHHTMAEAFPNQGPPAPADDSPVVSSMETEPHTPETIHFSCAFLDSDDLQKDASTHFHAINRNGSYTDEADSCISRKGLKQLNDLFMSGESVSHAKSARRGLNFLDPEEINGKDNGSQDTRAQVLSESERMTKAEAEILALKKALAKLESEKETGLLQYQHSLERLFNLESEMSHAREHSQGLDERANKAEAEVQTLKEALTEIQSEREASFLQYQQCSEKLYNLEKNISSAQKDVGELNERATRAETEAESLKQELARLEAEKEDALVQYNQSLEMLSKLEERLTQAEENAMRINEQAIAAKDEIEGMKLEIAKLTEEKEDAALCYQQCLEIISSLEHKLSCAQEEVHRLNCKINDGVEKLHNSEQKCVLLETSNQTLQSELQSLAQKLGFQSEELSEKQKELGRLWTCIQEERLQFIEAEAAFQTLQNLHSQSQEELRSLANDLHSKAEILENTESHKQALEDEIYKTKEENTTLNEIKLSSSLSIKNLQNEILNLREIIKKLELEVGLQVDERNALQQEIYCLKDELNDVSKRHESMMEDVRSTDLDPQCFVSYVKKLQDKNSKLNERCETYKNEKEALKEKLEIMEKLLEKNTVLERSLSVLTVELESTRGKVKVLEETCESLLAKKSTLASEKATLFSQLQTTAEKLENLSEKNHLLESSLFDVNAELEGLRIKSKILEDSCLLFDHEKSSLTSEKEMLVSQLNITHQTLKDLRKKHSELELKHLELKAERESALQKLEELLVSLYAEREEHSRIVQLNDCQLAEKELQIFVLQEDADYQKKEYEDELDRGVHAQMEIFVLQKCIQDLEQKNFSLLVECQRLLEASKLSDRLISKLENDNVQKQVDVNSLSEKIKMLRIGLLQVLKTLDVNSEPWCEDVTEEDQELLNHIHGKLQETQNSFVTIFNESQQVAIENSVLVAFLGQLKLKAGNLWTERDSLDKELRTQSKQFLALQAEVQKILEKNQELKLAISKREEKMEVMTTEIENLCKQLLDLKEDHQNIKEESCKTFEEKNALLRRFLDLGEEKSKLEEEFCIMIHETIAQSNISLIYQNILFEKLQTLKELSQDLDRLCSVNADLENKLKIMMGKLEDVQMENSDLKESFVVSSNELKLVQSVNDQLNCQIRNGKELLSQKENEILEAAKMFSALHDEKRELKRLVEDLKSKYDEARVILEDQASQILKLSSDKDLQNGELGCLCEVNQKLEAEMRHLHQELGEIKLREEKLNCELLKGTNEIEQWETQAATLYTRLQISAVNETLFEEKVRELADACEDLERRSNFKGMESEMLKERVKKLEGENGRLHGQLAAYVPAVSALNDSITALEMQTLAQVNPHNYKVLKVEDLTDHKYAEGGPQTAEDQNAMATDALPDFQDLQKRISAIEMAVKQMNESFKTKDEMREIQVLKSGISRHQGNIQASKYVTEMDEAKEQHRGGPSGEQKAKKSVSDVPVAEIEVLPKDIMLDQTSECSYRLSRRGTLENDDQMLELWETANKDGVIGLTVGKAQKKAIAPTGYHQKRATKEPKNKYPSVESLIEKDLSVDKLEISRRLTHPHPHPHEDGNRRKILERLDSDSQKLTNLEITVQDLMSKIEITESTKGKDSEYDTVKGQLEATQEAITKLFDANQKLKKNVEEGTSSFAGKSTAEPDETGSASRRRVSEQARRGSEKIGRLQLEVQRLQFLLLKLNDEKEGKGKAMMDERNSKVLLRDYLYAGGTRRNYQKRKKKTHFCACMQPPTKGD, from the exons ATGGCGACTCTGTCCCATGCTGATTCTAGAAGAATGTATTCATGGTGGTGGGACAGTCACATTAGCCCCAAGAACTCGAAATGGCTTCAAGAGAATCTGACAG ATATGGATTCCAAGGTGAAGCAAATGATCAAGCTTATTGAAGAAGATGCAGATTCCTTTGCGAGGAGGGCGGAAATGTATTATAAGAAACGCCCAGAGCTTATGAAATTAGTTGAAGAGTTTTACCGGGCATACCGGGCATTGGCTGAGAGATATGATCATGCAACTGGAGTGATACGTCAGGCCCATCATACCATGGCCGAAGCATTTCCTAATCAAGGTCCTCCGGCACCAGCAGATGATTCACCTGTAGTTTCTTCCATGGAGACTGAACCACATACACCAGAGACAATCCACTTTTCCTGTGCATTTCTTGACTCAGATGACTTGCAAAAGGATGCTTCAACTCATTTCCATGCCATCAATCGAAATGGATCTTATACTGATGAAGCTGATTCTTGTATAAGCAGAAAGGGTTTGAAACAGCTCAATGATCTGTTCATGTCAGGAGAATCTGTAAGTCATGCAAAGTCTGCAAGAAGGGGGCTTAATTTTCTTGACCCGGAGGAGATTAATGGGAAAGACAATGGAAGCCAAGATACTAGAGCTCAAGTCTTATCCGAGTCTGAACGCATGACCAAAGCCGAGGCCGAAATTTTGGCCTTAAAGAAAGCCCTAGCTAAGTTGGAAAGTGAAAAGGAGACTGGCTTGCTTCAGTATCAGCATAGTTTGGAGAGATTGTTCAATCTGGAATCAGAAATGTCTCATGCAAGAGAGCATTCTCAAGGACTTGATGAACGAGCAAACAAAGCTGAAGCTGAAGTTCAAACCTTGAAGGAAGCTCTTACTGAAATACAGTCTGAAAGAGAAGCTAGTTTTCTTCAGTACCAGCAATGCTCGGAGAAATTATATAATCtggagaaaaatatttcttcgGCTCAAAAGGATGTAGGAGAACTTAATGAACGAGCTACTAGAGCTGAAACTGAAGCTGAATCCTTAAAGCAAGAACTTGCTAGACTAGAAGCTGAAAAGGAGGATGCCCTTGTTCAATATAATCAGTCCTTGGAGATGTTGTCAAAACTAGAGGAAAGATTAACACAAGCTGAAGAGAATGCAATGAGAATTAATGAGCAGGCTATTGCAGCAAAAGATGAAATTGAGGGCATGAAGTTAGAAATTGCTAAACTTACTGAAGAGAAGGAAGATGCAGCTCTTTGTTATCAACAATGCTTGGAGATAATTTCCAGTTTGGAGCATAAACTCTCTTGTGCTCAAGAGGAGGTGCATAGGTTAAATTGCAAGATAAATGATGGGGTTGAAAAGTTGCATAATTCTGAACAGAAGTGTGTTCTCTTGGAAACATCAAATCAGACTCTGCAATCTGAATTGCAGTCTTTGGCACAGAAGTTAGGATTTcaaagtgaagaacttagtgagAAGCAGAAGGAATTGGGTAGACTCTGGACTTGCATACAAGAGGAGCGATTGCAATTCATCGAAGCTGAAGCTGCTTTCCAAACTCTTCAGAATTTGCATTCTCAATCTCAGGAAGAGCTAAGGTCTCTTGCCAACGACCTTCACAGTAAGGCTGAAATTCTGGAGAATACAGAATCCCATAAGCAGGCTTTAGAGGATGAAATATACAAGACCAAAGAGGAAAACACAACCCTAAATGAGATCAAATTATCTTCATCTCTgtctataaaaaatttacagaaTGAGATATTAAATCTGAGGGAGATAATAAAGAAACTTGAGCTGGAGGTTGGACTGCAAGTAGATGAAAGAAATGCTCTTCAGCAAGAAATTTACTGTCTAAAAGATGAGCTTAATGATGTGAGTAAAAGACATGAATCCATGATGGAGGATGTCAGATCAACTGACTTAGATCCACAGTGCTTTGTCTCATAtgtgaagaaattgcaagatAAGAACTCAAAGCTGAATGAAAGATGCGAAACCTACAAAAACGAGAAAGAAGCTCTAAAGGAAAAACTGGAGATCATGGAAAAGCTCTTGGAGAAGAACACTGTTTTGGAGAGATCCCTTTCAGTTTTGACTGTTGAGCTTGAGAGTACTCGAGGAAAGGTAAAGGTATTGGAGGAAACTTGTGAATCTTTGCTTGCAAAGAAATCCACTCTTGCTTCTGAGAAAGCCACCTTGTTTTCTCAGTTACAAACCACAGCCGAGAAGCTGGAGAATCTCTCAGAAAAAAACCACCTTTTAGAAAGTTCACTATTTGATGTGAATGCTGAGCTTGAAGGATTAAGGATAAAGTCAAAGATTTTAGAAGACTCTTGTCTGTTGTTTGACCATGAAAAGTCCAGTCTCACCTCTGAGAAAGAAATGTTGGTTTCACAGTTGAACATCACTCATCAAACTCTGAAAGATCTTAGGAAAAAACACAGTGAATTGGAACTGAAGCATTTGGAACTGAAAGCAGAAAGGGAGTCTGCACTTCAAAAGTTGGAAGAGCTACTTGTTTCCTTATATGCTGAGAGGGAAGAGCATTCCAGAATTGTGCAATTGAATGACTGTCAATTGGCTGAGAAGGAATTACAGATTTTTGTTCTCCAAGAAGATGCAGATTACCAGAAAAAGGAATATGAAGATGAACTGGACAGAGGTGTGCATGCTCAAATGGAAATTTTCGTGTTGCAGAAATGTATCCAGGATTTAGAGCAGAAGAACTTCTCTCTTCTAGTTGAGTGTCAAAGACTCTTGGAGGCTTCCAAACTGTCTGATAGATTGATATCTAAGTTGGAGAATGACAATGTTCAAAAGCAAGTTGATGTGAATTCGTTGTctgagaaaattaaaatgctacGGATTGGGCTGCTTCAGGTGTTAAAGACTCTTGACGTTAACAGTGAGCCTTGGTGTGAAGATGTGACTGAAGAAGACCAGGAGCTTCTGAACCACATACATGGCAAACTTCAGGAGACACAGAATTCTTTTGTCACAATTTTCAACGAAAGCCAGCAAGTTGCCATTGAGAATTCAGTTCTTGTTGCATTCCTTGGCCAGTTGAAATTAAAGGCCGGAAATCTTTGGACAGAAAGAGATTCTCTTGATAAGGAGTTGAGAACCCAGTCTAAGCAGTTCTTGGCATTGCAAGCAGAGGTACAAAAGATATTGGAGAAGAATCAGGAATTGAAGTTGGCAATAagcaaaagagaagagaaaatggAAGTAATGACAACTGAAATAGAGAACCTATGCAAACAGCTGTTAGACTTGAAAGAGGATCACCAAAACATAAAGGAAGAAAGTTGCAAAACCTTTGAAGAGAAAAATGCCTTGTTGAGAAGATTTCTGGACCTGGGTGAAGAGAAAAGTAAGTTGGAAGAAGAATTCTGCATTATGATCCATGAGACAATAGCACAATCTAATATTTCTCTGATCTACCAGAACATTCTCTTTGAAAAACTCCAGACACTTAAAGAGCTTAGCCAAGATCTTGATAGACTTTGTTCAGTAAATGCTGATCTTGAgaacaaactaaaaataatgatgGGCAAACTAGAAGATGTACAAATGGAAAACTCGGATCTTAAAGAGTCCTTTGTAGTGTCAAGCAATGAACTAAAATTAGTTCAATCCGTTAATGATCAACTAAATTGTCAGATTAGGAATGGAAAGGAATTGTTGTCTCAAAAggaaaatgagattttggaagCAGCAAAAATGTTTAGTGCTTTACATGATgagaaaagagaattaaaaagaTTGGTGGAAGATCTGAAGAGCAAGTATGATGAAGCCAGGGTGATACTTGAAGACCAAGCtagtcaaattttaaaattatcctcAGACAAGGATCTTCAAAATGGTGAACTTGGATGCCTTTGTGAAGTGAATCAGAAGTTGGAGGCTGAAATGAGGCACCTGCATCAAGAACTTGGAGAAATTAAACTGAGGGAAGAGAAGCTAAATTGTGAACTGCTTAAGGGAACAAATGAGATTGAACAATGGGAGACTCAGGCTGCCACACTCTATACCAGACTGCAGATTTCTGCTGTCAATGAAACATTATTTGAAGAGAAGGTCCGTGAGCTAGCTGATGCATGTGAAGATCTTGAACGCAGAAGCAACTTTAAAGGTATGGAAAGTGAAATGCTGAAAGAAAGAGTTAAAAAGTTGGAAGGTGAAAATGGGAGACTACATGGTCAGTTGGCTGCTTATGTCCCTGCTGTTAGTGCTTTGAATGATAGTATAACAGCCTTGGAGATGCAGACACTTGCACAGGTAAATCCTCATAACTACAAAGTATTAAAG GTTGAAGATTTGACGGATCACAAATATGCTGAAGGTGGTCCACAAACAGCTGAAGATCAGAATGCTATGGCAACAGATGCACTTCCAGACTTCCAAGACTTGCAGAAAAGGATCAGTGCAATTGAAATGGCTGTTAAACAGATGAATGAAAGTTTCAAAACTAAGGatgaaatgagagagattcaaGTATTAAAATCTGGAATCAGCCGGCACCAAGGAAATATTCAGGCAAGCAAGTATGTTACTGAGATGGATGAAGCAAAGGAGCAGCATCGAGGTGGACCTTCTGGTGAACAGAAGGCAAAAAAATCAGTGTCAGATGTCCCTGTAGCAGAAATTGAAGTTCTGCCAAAAGACATCATGCTTGATCAAACGTCTGAATGTTCATACAGGTTAAGTAGGAGAGGAACTCTCGAGAATGATGATCAGATGCTTGAATTGTGGGAAACAGCTAATAAGGATGGGGTAATTGGCCTGACCGTTGGCAAGGCGCAGAAAAAGGCCATCGCACCTACTGGATACCATCAAAAGAGAGCAACCAAGGAACCCAAAAACAAATATCCTTCAGTAGAGTCCTTGATTGAGAAGGATTTGAGTGTGGACAAATTAGAGATCTCGAGAAGATTGACACATCCACATCCACATCCTCATGAAGATGGCAACAGGAGAAAGATTTTAGAAAGACTTGATTCTGATTCTCAGAAGTTGACAAACCTTGAAATTACCGTGCAAGATTTGATGAGCAAGATAGAAATTACAGAGAGCACAAAGGGAAAAGATAGTGAGTATGATACCGTGAAAGGACAGCTAGAAGCTACTCAGGAAGCCATCACAAAGTTGTTTGATGCCAACCAGAAGTTGAAGAAGAATGTAGAAGAGGGTACCTCGTCCTTTGCTGGGAAGTCTACAGCAGAACCGGATGAAACTGGAAGTGCCAGCAGAAGGAGAGTTTCAGAACAGGCTCGGAGAGGGTCTGAAAAAATAGGACGGCTGCAGTTGGAAGTGCAAAGACTGCAATTCTTACTTCTGAAGTTGAATGATGAAAAAGAAGGCAAAGGAAAAGCAATGATGGATGAACGAAATTCAAAAGTTCTTTTGAGAGATTATCTCTATGCTGGTGGCACGAGAAGAAACTAccagaagaggaagaagaaaacacaCTTTTGTGCATGCATGCAACCTCCCACTAAGGGAGATTAA
- the LOC100810726 gene encoding protein NETWORKED 1D isoform X2, with protein MATLSHADSRRMYSWWWDSHISPKNSKWLQENLTDMDSKVKQMIKLIEEDADSFARRAEMYYKKRPELMKLVEEFYRAYRALAERYDHATGVIRQAHHTMAEAFPNQGPPAPADDSPVVSSMETEPHTPETIHFSCAFLDSDDLQKDASTHFHAINRNGSYTDEADSCISRKGLKQLNDLFMSGESVSHAKSARRGLNFLDPEEINGKDNGSQDTRAQVLSESERMTKAEAEILALKKALAKLESEKETGLLQYQHSLERLFNLESEMSHAREHSQGLDERANKAEAEVQTLKEALTEIQSEREASFLQYQQCSEKLYNLEKNISSAQKDVGELNERATRAETEAESLKQELARLEAEKEDALVQYNQSLEMLSKLEERLTQAEENAMRINEQAIAAKDEIEGMKLEIAKLTEEKEDAALCYQQCLEIISSLEHKLSCAQEEVHRLNCKINDGVEKLHNSEQKCVLLETSNQTLQSELQSLAQKLGFQSEELSEKQKELGRLWTCIQEERLQFIEAEAAFQTLQNLHSQSQEELRSLANDLHSKAEILENTESHKQALEDEIYKTKEENTTLNEIKLSSSLSIKNLQNEILNLREIIKKLELEVGLQVDERNALQQEIYCLKDELNDVSKRHESMMEDVRSTDLDPQCFVSYVKKLQDKNSKLNERCETYKNEKEALKEKLEIMEKLLEKNTVLERSLSVLTVELESTRGKVKVLEETCESLLAKKSTLASEKATLFSQLQTTAEKLENLSEKNHLLESSLFDVNAELEGLRIKSKILEDSCLLFDHEKSSLTSEKEMLVSQLNITHQTLKDLRKKHSELELKHLELKAERESALQKLEELLVSLYAEREEHSRIVQLNDCQLAEKELQIFVLQEDADYQKKEYEDELDRGVHAQMEIFVLQKCIQDLEQKNFSLLVECQRLLEASKLSDRLISKLENDNVQKQVDVNSLSEKIKMLRIGLLQVLKTLDVNSEPWCEDVTEEDQELLNHIHGKLQETQNSFVTIFNESQQVAIENSVLVAFLGQLKLKAGNLWTERDSLDKELRTQSKQFLALQAEVQKILEKNQELKLAISKREEKMEVMTTEIENLCKQLLDLKEDHQNIKEESCKTFEEKNALLRRFLDLGEEKSKLEEEFCIMIHETIAQSNISLIYQNILFEKLQTLKELSQDLDRLCSVNADLENKLKIMMGKLEDVQMENSDLKESFVVSSNELKLVQSVNDQLNCQIRNGKELLSQKENEILEAAKMFSALHDEKRELKRLVEDLKSKYDEARVILEDQASQILKLSSDKDLQNGELGCLCEVNQKLEAEMRHLHQELGEIKLREEKLNCELLKGTNEIEQWETQAATLYTRLQISAVNETLFEEKVRELADACEDLERRSNFKGMESEMLKERVKKLEGENGRLHGQLAAYVPAVSALNDSITALEMQTLAQVEDLTDHKYAEGGPQTAEDQNAMATDALPDFQDLQKRISAIEMAVKQMNESFKTKDEMREIQVLKSGISRHQGNIQASKYVTEMDEAKEQHRGGPSGEQKAKKSVSDVPVAEIEVLPKDIMLDQTSECSYRLSRRGTLENDDQMLELWETANKDGVIGLTVGKAQKKAIAPTGYHQKRATKEPKNKYPSVESLIEKDLSVDKLEISRRLTHPHPHPHEDGNRRKILERLDSDSQKLTNLEITVQDLMSKIEITESTKGKDSEYDTVKGQLEATQEAITKLFDANQKLKKNVEEGTSSFAGKSTAEPDETGSASRRRVSEQARRGSEKIGRLQLEVQRLQFLLLKLNDEKEGKGKAMMDERNSKVLLRDYLYAGGTRRNYQKRKKKTHFCACMQPPTKGD; from the exons ATGGCGACTCTGTCCCATGCTGATTCTAGAAGAATGTATTCATGGTGGTGGGACAGTCACATTAGCCCCAAGAACTCGAAATGGCTTCAAGAGAATCTGACAG ATATGGATTCCAAGGTGAAGCAAATGATCAAGCTTATTGAAGAAGATGCAGATTCCTTTGCGAGGAGGGCGGAAATGTATTATAAGAAACGCCCAGAGCTTATGAAATTAGTTGAAGAGTTTTACCGGGCATACCGGGCATTGGCTGAGAGATATGATCATGCAACTGGAGTGATACGTCAGGCCCATCATACCATGGCCGAAGCATTTCCTAATCAAGGTCCTCCGGCACCAGCAGATGATTCACCTGTAGTTTCTTCCATGGAGACTGAACCACATACACCAGAGACAATCCACTTTTCCTGTGCATTTCTTGACTCAGATGACTTGCAAAAGGATGCTTCAACTCATTTCCATGCCATCAATCGAAATGGATCTTATACTGATGAAGCTGATTCTTGTATAAGCAGAAAGGGTTTGAAACAGCTCAATGATCTGTTCATGTCAGGAGAATCTGTAAGTCATGCAAAGTCTGCAAGAAGGGGGCTTAATTTTCTTGACCCGGAGGAGATTAATGGGAAAGACAATGGAAGCCAAGATACTAGAGCTCAAGTCTTATCCGAGTCTGAACGCATGACCAAAGCCGAGGCCGAAATTTTGGCCTTAAAGAAAGCCCTAGCTAAGTTGGAAAGTGAAAAGGAGACTGGCTTGCTTCAGTATCAGCATAGTTTGGAGAGATTGTTCAATCTGGAATCAGAAATGTCTCATGCAAGAGAGCATTCTCAAGGACTTGATGAACGAGCAAACAAAGCTGAAGCTGAAGTTCAAACCTTGAAGGAAGCTCTTACTGAAATACAGTCTGAAAGAGAAGCTAGTTTTCTTCAGTACCAGCAATGCTCGGAGAAATTATATAATCtggagaaaaatatttcttcgGCTCAAAAGGATGTAGGAGAACTTAATGAACGAGCTACTAGAGCTGAAACTGAAGCTGAATCCTTAAAGCAAGAACTTGCTAGACTAGAAGCTGAAAAGGAGGATGCCCTTGTTCAATATAATCAGTCCTTGGAGATGTTGTCAAAACTAGAGGAAAGATTAACACAAGCTGAAGAGAATGCAATGAGAATTAATGAGCAGGCTATTGCAGCAAAAGATGAAATTGAGGGCATGAAGTTAGAAATTGCTAAACTTACTGAAGAGAAGGAAGATGCAGCTCTTTGTTATCAACAATGCTTGGAGATAATTTCCAGTTTGGAGCATAAACTCTCTTGTGCTCAAGAGGAGGTGCATAGGTTAAATTGCAAGATAAATGATGGGGTTGAAAAGTTGCATAATTCTGAACAGAAGTGTGTTCTCTTGGAAACATCAAATCAGACTCTGCAATCTGAATTGCAGTCTTTGGCACAGAAGTTAGGATTTcaaagtgaagaacttagtgagAAGCAGAAGGAATTGGGTAGACTCTGGACTTGCATACAAGAGGAGCGATTGCAATTCATCGAAGCTGAAGCTGCTTTCCAAACTCTTCAGAATTTGCATTCTCAATCTCAGGAAGAGCTAAGGTCTCTTGCCAACGACCTTCACAGTAAGGCTGAAATTCTGGAGAATACAGAATCCCATAAGCAGGCTTTAGAGGATGAAATATACAAGACCAAAGAGGAAAACACAACCCTAAATGAGATCAAATTATCTTCATCTCTgtctataaaaaatttacagaaTGAGATATTAAATCTGAGGGAGATAATAAAGAAACTTGAGCTGGAGGTTGGACTGCAAGTAGATGAAAGAAATGCTCTTCAGCAAGAAATTTACTGTCTAAAAGATGAGCTTAATGATGTGAGTAAAAGACATGAATCCATGATGGAGGATGTCAGATCAACTGACTTAGATCCACAGTGCTTTGTCTCATAtgtgaagaaattgcaagatAAGAACTCAAAGCTGAATGAAAGATGCGAAACCTACAAAAACGAGAAAGAAGCTCTAAAGGAAAAACTGGAGATCATGGAAAAGCTCTTGGAGAAGAACACTGTTTTGGAGAGATCCCTTTCAGTTTTGACTGTTGAGCTTGAGAGTACTCGAGGAAAGGTAAAGGTATTGGAGGAAACTTGTGAATCTTTGCTTGCAAAGAAATCCACTCTTGCTTCTGAGAAAGCCACCTTGTTTTCTCAGTTACAAACCACAGCCGAGAAGCTGGAGAATCTCTCAGAAAAAAACCACCTTTTAGAAAGTTCACTATTTGATGTGAATGCTGAGCTTGAAGGATTAAGGATAAAGTCAAAGATTTTAGAAGACTCTTGTCTGTTGTTTGACCATGAAAAGTCCAGTCTCACCTCTGAGAAAGAAATGTTGGTTTCACAGTTGAACATCACTCATCAAACTCTGAAAGATCTTAGGAAAAAACACAGTGAATTGGAACTGAAGCATTTGGAACTGAAAGCAGAAAGGGAGTCTGCACTTCAAAAGTTGGAAGAGCTACTTGTTTCCTTATATGCTGAGAGGGAAGAGCATTCCAGAATTGTGCAATTGAATGACTGTCAATTGGCTGAGAAGGAATTACAGATTTTTGTTCTCCAAGAAGATGCAGATTACCAGAAAAAGGAATATGAAGATGAACTGGACAGAGGTGTGCATGCTCAAATGGAAATTTTCGTGTTGCAGAAATGTATCCAGGATTTAGAGCAGAAGAACTTCTCTCTTCTAGTTGAGTGTCAAAGACTCTTGGAGGCTTCCAAACTGTCTGATAGATTGATATCTAAGTTGGAGAATGACAATGTTCAAAAGCAAGTTGATGTGAATTCGTTGTctgagaaaattaaaatgctacGGATTGGGCTGCTTCAGGTGTTAAAGACTCTTGACGTTAACAGTGAGCCTTGGTGTGAAGATGTGACTGAAGAAGACCAGGAGCTTCTGAACCACATACATGGCAAACTTCAGGAGACACAGAATTCTTTTGTCACAATTTTCAACGAAAGCCAGCAAGTTGCCATTGAGAATTCAGTTCTTGTTGCATTCCTTGGCCAGTTGAAATTAAAGGCCGGAAATCTTTGGACAGAAAGAGATTCTCTTGATAAGGAGTTGAGAACCCAGTCTAAGCAGTTCTTGGCATTGCAAGCAGAGGTACAAAAGATATTGGAGAAGAATCAGGAATTGAAGTTGGCAATAagcaaaagagaagagaaaatggAAGTAATGACAACTGAAATAGAGAACCTATGCAAACAGCTGTTAGACTTGAAAGAGGATCACCAAAACATAAAGGAAGAAAGTTGCAAAACCTTTGAAGAGAAAAATGCCTTGTTGAGAAGATTTCTGGACCTGGGTGAAGAGAAAAGTAAGTTGGAAGAAGAATTCTGCATTATGATCCATGAGACAATAGCACAATCTAATATTTCTCTGATCTACCAGAACATTCTCTTTGAAAAACTCCAGACACTTAAAGAGCTTAGCCAAGATCTTGATAGACTTTGTTCAGTAAATGCTGATCTTGAgaacaaactaaaaataatgatgGGCAAACTAGAAGATGTACAAATGGAAAACTCGGATCTTAAAGAGTCCTTTGTAGTGTCAAGCAATGAACTAAAATTAGTTCAATCCGTTAATGATCAACTAAATTGTCAGATTAGGAATGGAAAGGAATTGTTGTCTCAAAAggaaaatgagattttggaagCAGCAAAAATGTTTAGTGCTTTACATGATgagaaaagagaattaaaaagaTTGGTGGAAGATCTGAAGAGCAAGTATGATGAAGCCAGGGTGATACTTGAAGACCAAGCtagtcaaattttaaaattatcctcAGACAAGGATCTTCAAAATGGTGAACTTGGATGCCTTTGTGAAGTGAATCAGAAGTTGGAGGCTGAAATGAGGCACCTGCATCAAGAACTTGGAGAAATTAAACTGAGGGAAGAGAAGCTAAATTGTGAACTGCTTAAGGGAACAAATGAGATTGAACAATGGGAGACTCAGGCTGCCACACTCTATACCAGACTGCAGATTTCTGCTGTCAATGAAACATTATTTGAAGAGAAGGTCCGTGAGCTAGCTGATGCATGTGAAGATCTTGAACGCAGAAGCAACTTTAAAGGTATGGAAAGTGAAATGCTGAAAGAAAGAGTTAAAAAGTTGGAAGGTGAAAATGGGAGACTACATGGTCAGTTGGCTGCTTATGTCCCTGCTGTTAGTGCTTTGAATGATAGTATAACAGCCTTGGAGATGCAGACACTTGCACAG GTTGAAGATTTGACGGATCACAAATATGCTGAAGGTGGTCCACAAACAGCTGAAGATCAGAATGCTATGGCAACAGATGCACTTCCAGACTTCCAAGACTTGCAGAAAAGGATCAGTGCAATTGAAATGGCTGTTAAACAGATGAATGAAAGTTTCAAAACTAAGGatgaaatgagagagattcaaGTATTAAAATCTGGAATCAGCCGGCACCAAGGAAATATTCAGGCAAGCAAGTATGTTACTGAGATGGATGAAGCAAAGGAGCAGCATCGAGGTGGACCTTCTGGTGAACAGAAGGCAAAAAAATCAGTGTCAGATGTCCCTGTAGCAGAAATTGAAGTTCTGCCAAAAGACATCATGCTTGATCAAACGTCTGAATGTTCATACAGGTTAAGTAGGAGAGGAACTCTCGAGAATGATGATCAGATGCTTGAATTGTGGGAAACAGCTAATAAGGATGGGGTAATTGGCCTGACCGTTGGCAAGGCGCAGAAAAAGGCCATCGCACCTACTGGATACCATCAAAAGAGAGCAACCAAGGAACCCAAAAACAAATATCCTTCAGTAGAGTCCTTGATTGAGAAGGATTTGAGTGTGGACAAATTAGAGATCTCGAGAAGATTGACACATCCACATCCACATCCTCATGAAGATGGCAACAGGAGAAAGATTTTAGAAAGACTTGATTCTGATTCTCAGAAGTTGACAAACCTTGAAATTACCGTGCAAGATTTGATGAGCAAGATAGAAATTACAGAGAGCACAAAGGGAAAAGATAGTGAGTATGATACCGTGAAAGGACAGCTAGAAGCTACTCAGGAAGCCATCACAAAGTTGTTTGATGCCAACCAGAAGTTGAAGAAGAATGTAGAAGAGGGTACCTCGTCCTTTGCTGGGAAGTCTACAGCAGAACCGGATGAAACTGGAAGTGCCAGCAGAAGGAGAGTTTCAGAACAGGCTCGGAGAGGGTCTGAAAAAATAGGACGGCTGCAGTTGGAAGTGCAAAGACTGCAATTCTTACTTCTGAAGTTGAATGATGAAAAAGAAGGCAAAGGAAAAGCAATGATGGATGAACGAAATTCAAAAGTTCTTTTGAGAGATTATCTCTATGCTGGTGGCACGAGAAGAAACTAccagaagaggaagaagaaaacacaCTTTTGTGCATGCATGCAACCTCCCACTAAGGGAGATTAA